One Akkermansiaceae bacterium genomic region harbors:
- a CDS encoding SGNH/GDSL hydrolase family protein → MNRKTLYHMIASFLLVLSVPAQAAETDKKLGLHSDGGTWRFYPASKVDDKLPHVLLIGDSIMNGYRGAVIKSLHGRANVDCWLTPVHLKSEGLHGDLRKVAAYRRYDVIHFNIGLHGWPKGRILDTEYTGLLKAYLEVLKQSAPKARLIWCTTTQVHEQGKQQLNKEINPTIVARNTMAAQLMKQEQVSINDLYILMNDKLHLVRGDRFHWKAEGYTVMAQQVVKHIDMSLK, encoded by the coding sequence ATGAATAGGAAAACGTTATATCACATGATCGCCTCGTTTTTGTTAGTGCTGTCGGTCCCAGCACAAGCCGCAGAGACGGATAAAAAACTGGGGCTGCATTCCGATGGGGGGACATGGAGGTTTTACCCAGCCAGCAAGGTGGATGATAAGCTGCCCCATGTATTGTTAATCGGTGATTCAATCATGAATGGTTACCGCGGTGCTGTGATCAAGTCGCTGCACGGTCGGGCCAATGTCGATTGCTGGCTGACTCCGGTGCATCTCAAAAGCGAGGGGCTCCACGGGGATTTGCGCAAGGTGGCTGCCTACAGGCGTTATGATGTGATTCATTTTAACATCGGGCTGCATGGTTGGCCTAAAGGGAGAATCCTCGATACGGAGTATACCGGGTTACTGAAAGCTTATCTGGAGGTATTGAAACAGAGCGCTCCCAAGGCCCGCCTGATTTGGTGCACTACCACCCAGGTGCATGAGCAAGGGAAACAGCAGCTCAACAAGGAGATCAACCCCACCATCGTGGCGCGCAACACAATGGCTGCCCAGTTGATGAAACAGGAGCAGGTGAGTATCAATGACCTTTACATCCTGATGAACGACAAGCTGCATCTGGTCCGGGGGGACCGCTTCCACTGGAAAGCCGAGGGTTACACGGTCATGGCTCAACAGGTTGTGAAGCATATCGATATGTCGCTTAAGTAA
- a CDS encoding glucose 1-dehydrogenase: MIPTQYIDPQPTNGLSIENTPFSLAGKRALITGGGTGLGYGIATAMVGMGADVVLCSRDETQLQKACSELGHQASYRIHDVLDYRQADALIDELEADRPIDILVNNAGAHLKKPSEDVSAEEFQHILNVHLVGAHALTRKAGQNMLTRGQGSIIYIASMTSLFGIPYVTAYAAAKAGMLGVVRTLACEWGDRGVRVNAIAPGWIDSQMMRKAVMDDPERKAKILGRTPLKGFGQPEDIGNAAVYLCSDAAQFVTGVCLPVDGGASIGF, encoded by the coding sequence ATGATTCCCACTCAATACATCGACCCCCAACCAACAAATGGATTGAGCATTGAAAATACACCCTTTTCCCTAGCAGGTAAAAGGGCACTCATCACTGGCGGAGGCACCGGACTCGGGTATGGCATCGCAACGGCAATGGTCGGCATGGGCGCGGATGTCGTCTTGTGCAGCCGTGATGAAACCCAGCTGCAAAAAGCCTGCTCGGAACTCGGACACCAAGCGTCATACAGGATTCACGATGTGCTCGATTACCGCCAGGCCGACGCCTTGATCGATGAGCTTGAGGCAGACCGGCCGATCGATATCCTGGTCAACAATGCCGGTGCCCATCTTAAAAAGCCAAGCGAGGATGTCAGCGCGGAGGAGTTCCAGCACATTCTCAACGTGCACCTGGTGGGGGCGCATGCCCTGACCCGGAAAGCCGGGCAAAACATGCTCACCAGGGGGCAGGGGAGCATCATTTACATCGCGTCGATGACATCGCTTTTCGGTATTCCCTACGTCACCGCCTACGCAGCGGCGAAGGCGGGTATGCTGGGGGTGGTGCGCACGTTGGCGTGCGAGTGGGGAGACCGTGGAGTCCGCGTCAACGCCATCGCGCCGGGCTGGATCGACAGCCAGATGATGCGCAAGGCCGTGATGGATGACCCGGAGCGAAAGGCGAAGATTCTCGGGCGCACGCCGCTGAAGGGTTTCGGCCAGCCGGAGGATATCGGTAATGCGGCGGTGTATCTGTGCTCGGATGCCGCCCAATTTGTCACCGGCGTCTGTCTGCCGGTCGACGGTGGTGCCAGTATCGGTTTCTAA
- a CDS encoding right-handed parallel beta-helix repeat-containing protein has protein sequence MMKKITVGLVMMALGVGQLWAQNQARDEIHVSVTTGDDANSGTPEKPLKSLQAARDKAREMKSGNDAKKITVYLHQGHYNLDRTLDLGPEDSHVSYRAVDGASPVVSGVRLIKNWKPFTEDLPGVHADAKGKLWVADVPKGWRFHYLFVNGRRAERSKSSHAFWREWPKDHQPGKPEKQGQLVSFNNKEQLRFLPSNGDVEMVCIMAQYGVMGNGVVTDVNSGAGTLRWNSKLLNLAGSRNNHERGYRFENALCLIDRPGEWALDSALGRVYYWPKDGEDMSKAKSHAPSLYKLVHLQGDETKNAHVTNVTFEGITFAYTDRVPENQWPDHWLCRQWENVDAALYFSGTSDCVVRNCRILHTGAYGITINHYGQRNRIERCEIGWTGSGGVFLEGYGPGTLDVSKNNTVTGNYIHDHGLGNYWHAPSVQIYQSGHNTISYNLLQRSAYSSISMVGMHPKYMNMPSRFFKGVYQGQWHEWNFFCLRSEDFPKEVQDAIRAKKPYFNRENMKPYLHSRKNVVEYNVISEPQTKLNEGGAIYAWCIGKDNLWRKNVIFKSRAMPGSSVLALDDIAEYTTVKDNVVWVNGRILEVVGARSSERGNVISGNVRVNFKKEHQARRGHNNLGKWQVNVDGREPMDTLLGEITSEVGKRGGWPGNPAIGIPKPGEEITKYGEQLILPKGANVTIEE, from the coding sequence ATGATGAAAAAAATAACAGTAGGGTTAGTGATGATGGCTCTTGGCGTGGGGCAACTGTGGGCGCAAAACCAGGCGCGCGATGAAATCCATGTGTCTGTGACGACGGGGGATGATGCCAATTCCGGAACACCTGAAAAGCCTCTCAAGTCGCTGCAGGCGGCCCGTGACAAGGCCCGGGAAATGAAATCGGGGAATGACGCGAAAAAGATCACGGTTTATCTGCACCAGGGGCATTATAACCTCGACCGGACACTGGATCTCGGACCGGAGGACTCCCATGTGAGCTACCGCGCCGTTGATGGTGCGTCACCGGTTGTTAGTGGCGTGCGCCTCATTAAAAACTGGAAACCATTCACGGAAGACCTGCCCGGCGTGCATGCAGACGCCAAGGGAAAACTCTGGGTGGCGGATGTGCCGAAAGGGTGGCGATTCCACTACCTCTTTGTCAATGGCCGGCGTGCGGAACGCTCGAAGTCCAGCCACGCGTTCTGGAGGGAATGGCCCAAGGACCATCAGCCTGGCAAACCTGAGAAACAGGGCCAACTGGTGAGTTTTAACAACAAGGAGCAACTGCGCTTTCTTCCCTCCAACGGAGACGTGGAAATGGTCTGCATCATGGCCCAGTACGGCGTCATGGGCAACGGGGTGGTCACCGACGTGAACTCCGGGGCGGGCACCCTCCGCTGGAACAGCAAGCTGCTCAATCTGGCGGGTTCGCGGAATAACCACGAGCGCGGGTATCGTTTTGAAAACGCCCTCTGCCTGATCGACCGACCGGGCGAGTGGGCGCTGGATTCGGCGCTTGGCCGGGTCTATTACTGGCCGAAGGACGGCGAGGACATGAGCAAGGCAAAGAGCCACGCGCCGAGCTTATATAAACTGGTTCACCTACAAGGCGACGAAACGAAAAACGCCCACGTGACCAACGTCACCTTCGAGGGCATCACCTTCGCCTACACGGATCGCGTGCCGGAGAACCAATGGCCGGACCACTGGCTCTGCCGGCAGTGGGAGAACGTCGATGCCGCACTCTATTTTTCCGGCACGTCGGACTGTGTTGTTAGAAACTGCCGCATCCTCCACACCGGGGCGTATGGCATTACCATCAACCACTACGGCCAGCGAAACCGGATCGAACGCTGCGAAATCGGCTGGACGGGTTCCGGCGGGGTGTTTTTGGAGGGGTATGGCCCCGGCACGTTGGACGTCAGTAAAAACAACACCGTCACCGGAAACTACATCCACGACCACGGACTGGGGAATTACTGGCATGCGCCGAGCGTGCAGATCTATCAGAGTGGCCATAACACGATCAGCTACAACCTGCTTCAACGCTCCGCATACAGCTCCATTTCCATGGTCGGCATGCACCCCAAGTACATGAATATGCCCAGTAGGTTTTTCAAGGGGGTGTACCAGGGGCAGTGGCACGAGTGGAACTTTTTCTGTCTCCGTTCGGAGGATTTTCCGAAGGAGGTCCAGGATGCCATCCGCGCAAAAAAACCGTATTTCAACCGGGAAAACATGAAGCCCTACCTGCACTCGCGCAAGAATGTGGTGGAGTACAACGTCATTTCCGAACCCCAGACCAAACTCAATGAAGGCGGTGCCATCTACGCCTGGTGCATCGGCAAGGACAACCTCTGGCGTAAGAATGTGATTTTCAAATCACGCGCGATGCCCGGCTCGTCCGTGCTGGCCCTGGATGACATCGCCGAATACACAACGGTCAAGGACAACGTCGTCTGGGTCAACGGCAGGATCCTCGAAGTCGTCGGCGCCCGCAGCAGTGAACGCGGCAATGTCATTTCAGGCAATGTCCGGGTGAATTTCAAAAAGGAGCACCAAGCCAGAAGGGGGCACAACAACCTGGGGAAATGGCAGGTCAATGTCGATGGACGCGAGCCGATGGATACCCTGCTTGGCGAAATCACCAGCGAAGTGGGCAAACGCGGCGGCTGGCCCGGCAATCCTGCGATTGGCATCCCCAAACCGGGGGAGGAAATCACCAAATACGGCGAGCAACTCATCCTTCCCAAAGGGGCCAACGTCACCATCGAGGAATGA
- a CDS encoding helix-turn-helix transcriptional regulator codes for MRHTTTPYEAALRLRVGYGKAVPKEGESEDSPYRRRTLRPDGTPDWHIMIVLEGRYIICPDDDMPVTLSPGQAVLYPPHMRQDSMLHRDYQSGRTFWAHFFPEISMLPFLQWPASGLGPSIIKWDGHETLNRQILGACDRCVEYFDSTYIRNRSLSLLVLEELLRLIYQVHPDNRLDHLDNRVATALQYIAQNITAPLSAKSIAGAIGLSASRFSHIFAVNMNCGPMEYVEKQRISMAKSMLANSEAPVSFIAEKCGFTSPYYFSKRFRKNNKLSPSEYRRKAHQQGE; via the coding sequence ATGCGACACACCACGACACCTTACGAAGCAGCCTTGCGTCTCCGGGTAGGATACGGCAAAGCCGTGCCCAAGGAGGGGGAAAGCGAAGACTCCCCCTATCGCCGCCGCACCCTGCGCCCCGACGGAACGCCCGACTGGCACATCATGATCGTCCTCGAAGGCCGCTATATCATCTGCCCCGATGACGACATGCCCGTGACCCTCTCACCCGGCCAGGCGGTGTTGTACCCGCCCCACATGCGGCAGGACAGTATGCTGCATCGAGATTACCAGTCAGGCCGGACATTCTGGGCTCACTTTTTTCCGGAAATCTCGATGTTGCCTTTTTTGCAATGGCCTGCGTCCGGGCTAGGGCCGAGCATCATCAAATGGGACGGCCATGAGACCCTCAACCGCCAAATCCTGGGGGCGTGTGACCGTTGTGTTGAATACTTTGACTCCACCTACATCCGCAACCGGTCACTCTCGTTGTTAGTGCTCGAGGAACTCCTGCGGCTCATTTACCAGGTCCACCCTGACAACAGATTGGACCACCTGGACAACCGTGTTGCCACGGCTCTTCAATATATTGCCCAGAACATCACAGCCCCGCTGAGTGCCAAAAGCATTGCCGGGGCGATTGGTTTGTCGGCATCAAGGTTTTCCCATATTTTCGCCGTCAACATGAATTGCGGCCCCATGGAGTATGTGGAAAAACAGCGTATCAGCATGGCCAAAAGCATGTTGGCCAACAGCGAAGCGCCCGTATCGTTCATTGCAGAAAAATGCGGCTTTACCTCCCCCTATTATTTCTCGAAACGGTTCCGTAAAAACAACAAACTGAGTCCATCCGAATACCGCAGGAAGGCCCATCAACAAGGGGAGTGA
- a CDS encoding trypsin-like peptidase domain-containing protein — protein MKLTKMIKTIAVAGLSLSATVAAHADNKEAARKVFADNVPSVLGVRGLLKIEASMNGQPAGSQEKQLTTNGVVVADGLVAVAYRTIKPDLSANIASRPGLKLESDLAEIKVLDSSGEEYDAKLVLHDEDLGLAFVAIDPKGDKAKDFKVKAVDVSKDVEVKHLDELVGIGRLPENMRSEGRVSLGSVAAIVTRPRTLYIVQGVAMSNPIFTQAGEFIGLTVALKDSGGAPVLIPAKYLRKVLDQAKAKQAELANAPAKEEPKEDKPAEPNEPKAE, from the coding sequence ATGAAGCTAACAAAAATGATTAAAACCATCGCTGTCGCCGGGCTGAGCCTGTCTGCAACAGTCGCCGCCCATGCCGATAATAAAGAAGCTGCCCGCAAGGTCTTTGCCGATAATGTACCGTCTGTTCTGGGGGTGCGGGGCCTGCTTAAAATCGAGGCCAGCATGAACGGCCAGCCTGCCGGTAGCCAGGAGAAACAACTGACCACCAATGGCGTTGTTGTCGCGGACGGTCTGGTCGCCGTCGCCTACCGCACCATCAAGCCCGATCTGTCGGCCAATATTGCGAGCCGCCCCGGCCTGAAGCTCGAAAGCGATCTTGCCGAGATCAAGGTGCTCGATAGCAGTGGCGAGGAATACGATGCCAAGCTCGTGCTTCACGACGAAGACCTCGGCCTGGCCTTTGTGGCAATCGATCCCAAGGGGGACAAAGCCAAGGATTTCAAAGTGAAAGCCGTGGATGTTTCCAAGGATGTCGAAGTCAAGCACCTTGATGAACTGGTCGGTATCGGTCGTCTGCCCGAGAATATGCGTTCAGAGGGGCGTGTGAGCCTCGGCTCGGTGGCTGCGATTGTGACCCGCCCCCGCACCCTCTACATTGTGCAAGGGGTCGCCATGAGTAACCCCATCTTCACCCAAGCCGGTGAATTCATAGGCCTGACTGTCGCCCTGAAGGACTCAGGCGGCGCCCCGGTCTTGATACCCGCCAAATATCTCCGTAAAGTGCTCGATCAAGCCAAGGCCAAACAAGCCGAGCTTGCCAATGCCCCCGCGAAGGAAGAGCCGAAAGAAGACAAGCCTGCCGAACCCAACGAGCCCAAGGCCGAGTAA
- a CDS encoding PDZ domain-containing protein gives MNHHIVTLGFLCFGGLVLSGFPASAQEAAPAIVAADRADQAVIDAAIAKVYPSLARIHVIMETPKDGRMQKAGGTGSGTIIHQDGYILTNHHVAGNGTRVWVRLANKTKVDATVVGTDPQTDLCVIKLNMDQVPDSMKPLPVAKFGDIGTLSVGDTVMSMGSPAGVSQSVTLGVVANMEMIAPGNSNGLKQDGETVGDLVRWIGHDAVIYFGNSGGPLVNLRGEIIGVNEIGLGSLGGAIPADIAKYVSDELIAHGRVRRSWSGLITQPRLESRKEGAGVLVSAVVEHSPADLAGLHAGDIITHFDGVEVDATAPEHLPLFNRVVLGTPVGKEVEVKFTRGGKEQSARLKTVERSKAKGKDVALGSWGVTARDLTVRSALALKRDNTDGVRVSSINKAGAAASAKPALAPGDLILTVNQEKVRGLADLEKITSARLAGKQGGVDTMVEFERNGQLLATVVELGKEPNNSQSAAAEHAWIGIETQVITPDLAGLLGIKGKKGVRITQIIPGSKAAEAGFEKGDLLLKMDGQVIRAERESDTDVFDSMVREYPSDETIVFDVVRAGQAKKIKCALEPAPKSASEYRKLINKTLECTLRAPAKDNAREAEINDGIYVDSVERAGWASLAGLAGGDVILTIDGKKVTSLEMLEKELAQIEARKNDYIVLLVKRGKLTRFVEIHPIWGTK, from the coding sequence ATGAATCATCACATTGTTACACTAGGTTTTCTCTGCTTCGGAGGGTTAGTCCTCTCTGGTTTCCCAGCCTCCGCCCAAGAGGCGGCCCCGGCCATCGTTGCTGCTGATCGCGCGGATCAAGCCGTGATCGATGCCGCCATTGCCAAGGTCTACCCGTCACTGGCCCGTATCCATGTGATCATGGAGACCCCCAAAGACGGACGCATGCAAAAGGCCGGTGGCACCGGCTCCGGAACGATCATCCACCAGGACGGCTATATCCTCACCAATCACCACGTGGCAGGAAACGGCACCCGCGTCTGGGTCCGCCTTGCCAATAAAACCAAGGTCGATGCCACCGTCGTCGGCACCGATCCGCAGACCGATCTCTGTGTGATTAAATTGAACATGGACCAGGTGCCCGACAGCATGAAGCCACTCCCGGTGGCCAAGTTCGGCGACATCGGCACGCTCTCAGTCGGTGATACCGTGATGTCGATGGGCTCGCCTGCCGGTGTTTCCCAGTCGGTCACCCTCGGTGTGGTCGCCAATATGGAAATGATCGCTCCGGGTAATTCCAACGGGCTGAAACAAGACGGCGAAACCGTCGGTGACCTCGTGCGCTGGATCGGTCACGATGCAGTGATCTATTTTGGTAACAGCGGCGGTCCGCTGGTAAACCTGCGTGGTGAAATCATCGGGGTCAACGAAATCGGCCTTGGTTCGCTCGGTGGTGCCATTCCAGCTGATATCGCCAAGTATGTGTCCGACGAGCTCATTGCACACGGTCGGGTGCGTCGTTCTTGGAGTGGCCTCATTACCCAGCCACGACTCGAGTCGCGGAAAGAAGGGGCAGGTGTCCTGGTTTCCGCGGTGGTTGAGCATTCACCGGCCGACCTGGCCGGGCTTCATGCGGGGGACATCATCACCCATTTTGACGGAGTTGAGGTTGATGCAACGGCTCCCGAGCACCTGCCTCTGTTTAATCGTGTGGTGTTAGGCACTCCGGTAGGAAAGGAGGTCGAAGTGAAGTTCACAAGGGGTGGCAAGGAGCAATCGGCTCGACTCAAAACCGTCGAACGCTCCAAGGCCAAGGGCAAGGATGTGGCCCTGGGTTCATGGGGGGTGACAGCACGCGACCTGACCGTGCGAAGTGCCTTGGCCCTGAAGCGCGACAACACAGACGGTGTCCGTGTTTCCAGTATCAATAAAGCCGGTGCCGCTGCTTCTGCCAAGCCCGCCCTCGCTCCCGGCGATCTGATCCTCACCGTGAACCAGGAAAAGGTAAGGGGGCTGGCGGATCTGGAAAAAATCACCAGTGCCCGGCTCGCCGGGAAACAGGGTGGGGTGGATACCATGGTGGAGTTCGAACGCAATGGCCAGCTTCTCGCCACCGTCGTGGAGCTCGGCAAGGAGCCGAACAATTCCCAGTCCGCCGCCGCCGAGCATGCCTGGATCGGTATTGAAACCCAGGTCATCACCCCCGATCTCGCCGGGCTTTTAGGCATCAAAGGTAAAAAGGGAGTGCGCATCACCCAGATCATACCCGGCTCAAAAGCCGCCGAAGCAGGATTTGAAAAAGGCGATCTCCTCCTGAAAATGGACGGTCAGGTGATCCGGGCCGAGCGTGAGAGTGATACAGACGTATTCGACAGTATGGTCCGCGAGTACCCCAGCGATGAAACCATCGTCTTTGATGTCGTCCGCGCCGGCCAGGCGAAGAAAATCAAGTGTGCGCTGGAGCCAGCTCCCAAGTCCGCCAGTGAATACCGCAAACTGATCAACAAAACCCTCGAGTGCACACTCCGGGCTCCGGCAAAAGACAATGCCAGGGAAGCCGAGATCAATGACGGCATCTACGTCGATAGCGTCGAGCGGGCAGGCTGGGCATCGCTGGCCGGCTTGGCGGGCGGGGACGTGATTCTGACCATCGATGGAAAAAAAGTCACCTCTCTCGAGATGCTCGAAAAAGAACTCGCGCAAATCGAGGCCAGGAAAAACGATTACATCGTTCTCCTCGTCAAACGTGGAAAACTAACCCGGTTTGTGGAAATTCACCCGATCTGGGGGACGAAATGA
- a CDS encoding sigma-70 family RNA polymerase sigma factor: protein MSELNIEYLQLVTRHQAAICGYIRSIAPGVTADDVLQETNIVLWEKAGEFEPGTNFKAYAFRIAHFKTLEALRAQKRDHWLQFDSDILESIARHQVEVETDQAGRQHALRQCMTELDDEQRRLIHLRYTDGQTVRQIAEDMQRSEGALQQLYFRLRNALRQCIERKLIEEGGPA from the coding sequence ATGAGCGAACTGAACATTGAATATTTACAACTCGTCACCCGACACCAGGCGGCGATCTGTGGATATATCCGGAGTATTGCGCCGGGTGTCACGGCCGACGACGTGCTCCAGGAGACCAACATCGTGCTCTGGGAAAAAGCGGGGGAATTCGAGCCGGGCACCAATTTCAAGGCCTATGCCTTCCGCATCGCCCATTTCAAGACCCTCGAGGCACTGAGGGCGCAAAAACGCGACCATTGGCTGCAGTTTGATTCCGACATCCTGGAGTCCATCGCCAGGCACCAGGTGGAGGTGGAAACCGACCAGGCCGGGCGCCAGCACGCGCTCAGGCAGTGCATGACCGAGCTTGACGATGAGCAGCGGCGCCTCATTCACCTTCGCTACACCGACGGGCAAACCGTGCGCCAGATCGCGGAGGACATGCAACGCAGTGAGGGTGCCCTGCAACAGCTTTATTTCCGCCTGCGCAACGCCCTCAGGCAGTGCATCGAGCGCAAACTCATCGAAGAAGGGGGTCCGGCATGA
- a CDS encoding LamG domain-containing protein: MTRETMEQIDALLGGSTTPEAFAGLQRVLRSDPVALAHYCRQAEIHGRLEWELGCRENQLSPVHIPTTASRRKLRVRWHQQPMVWGSLAAALAILMVVTLYRGTTGQGDTVAMEPAASLPRQPVSAGAPIARLTKSRQAQWRESDRPDSPWLPPGRMHLLSGTAEICLDSGARVILQGPAELELVSPFLARLLAGKATTHIPSQAAGFVLETPSSSFSDQDSSFAVAVAGDGSTEVHVIRGLVEATPRANPQLAKMLSKDQSLRLADDHILTGTHERHSILSFAADLPSPMDQPPSRYLHWPMDHAEQEQTAETGDHAGSDFRASILARPGTSENASADFIKGRFGNAVQLNGRGAFLSSGFPGIAGAQSRTVAFWVRIAPDTPVNHAYSMVAWGKPDAQEGGKWQITWNVDAHREGGQKGAVRTEFGGGYVIGSTDLRDGRWHHIAVVYLGGESTDVATHIRHYVDGQLEKITASKSKIINTSLIADESLPTYMGRRLENDHLSTGFKGALDEVYIFPAALTPQQINDLYLGNTAPR, translated from the coding sequence ATGACACGCGAGACCATGGAGCAAATCGACGCCCTGCTCGGCGGCAGCACCACCCCGGAGGCGTTTGCCGGACTACAGCGGGTGTTGCGCAGCGACCCGGTCGCCCTGGCCCACTACTGCCGGCAGGCGGAGATCCACGGCAGGCTGGAATGGGAGCTGGGCTGCCGGGAGAACCAACTCTCTCCGGTGCATATTCCGACGACAGCCAGCCGCAGGAAACTCCGGGTCCGATGGCATCAACAGCCCATGGTGTGGGGTTCGCTGGCAGCCGCGCTCGCCATCCTCATGGTCGTCACCCTCTACCGGGGCACCACCGGTCAGGGTGACACCGTTGCCATGGAACCCGCCGCATCCCTCCCCCGGCAGCCCGTTTCCGCTGGCGCTCCCATTGCCAGGCTGACCAAATCCCGGCAGGCACAGTGGCGGGAATCCGACCGCCCGGACAGCCCGTGGTTACCCCCCGGGAGAATGCACCTCCTTTCCGGCACCGCCGAAATCTGCCTGGATTCCGGCGCCCGCGTCATTCTCCAGGGGCCCGCCGAGCTGGAGCTGGTCTCCCCTTTCCTCGCCAGACTGCTGGCAGGCAAGGCCACCACCCACATCCCTTCACAGGCCGCCGGATTTGTGCTGGAAACCCCCTCGTCCAGTTTCTCCGACCAGGACAGCTCCTTTGCCGTCGCCGTCGCCGGGGACGGCTCCACCGAGGTGCATGTGATCCGGGGGCTTGTCGAGGCCACACCGCGCGCCAACCCCCAGCTCGCAAAAATGCTCAGCAAGGACCAGTCCCTGCGCCTCGCAGACGACCACATCCTGACGGGCACGCATGAAAGACATTCCATCCTGAGTTTCGCCGCCGACTTGCCATCGCCCATGGACCAGCCGCCCAGCCGCTACCTGCACTGGCCGATGGACCATGCCGAGCAAGAGCAAACCGCAGAAACAGGTGACCACGCCGGTTCTGATTTCCGCGCGAGCATTCTCGCCCGTCCCGGCACCTCGGAAAATGCCAGCGCGGACTTCATCAAGGGCCGCTTTGGCAATGCCGTCCAGCTCAACGGCCGCGGCGCATTCCTCTCCTCCGGCTTCCCCGGCATCGCGGGCGCCCAGTCCCGCACCGTCGCATTCTGGGTGAGAATCGCGCCGGACACCCCGGTCAACCACGCCTACTCCATGGTCGCCTGGGGAAAACCCGATGCACAAGAAGGCGGCAAGTGGCAGATTACCTGGAATGTGGACGCCCACCGCGAAGGCGGCCAAAAGGGTGCCGTGCGCACGGAATTCGGCGGCGGATACGTCATCGGCTCCACCGACTTGCGCGACGGCCGCTGGCACCACATTGCCGTGGTTTATCTCGGCGGCGAGTCCACCGATGTCGCCACCCACATCCGCCACTACGTCGATGGCCAACTCGAAAAAATCACCGCGTCAAAATCCAAAATAATCAACACCAGCCTCATCGCCGACGAATCCCTGCCCACTTACATGGGCAGGCGCTTGGAAAACGACCACCTCAGCACAGGTTTCAAAGGCGCTCTCGACGAGGTTTACATCTTCCCCGCTGCCCTCACCCCGCAGCAGATCAACGATCTTTACCTGGGCAACACAGCACCCCGGTAG